One window from the genome of Vagococcus entomophilus encodes:
- a CDS encoding NYN domain-containing protein, with translation MKQQLLIVDGYNMIGAWPDLVKLKNQDNLEDARDLLLSHLANYAKYEGIEVIVVFDAQFVPGIQKSYEKYQLQVIFTKKDETADSYIEKLAGERNNRLTQVTVATSDLAEQWMVFSKGALRTSANEFYKTIKKVKKNIDKAAEDFKYQQYRRNSPWDAEQLYKLENLRDDLSH, from the coding sequence ATGAAACAACAGTTATTGATTGTAGATGGGTATAACATGATCGGAGCTTGGCCGGATTTAGTGAAGTTGAAGAATCAAGACAACCTAGAAGATGCAAGAGATCTGTTGCTCTCACATCTTGCAAATTACGCCAAATATGAAGGAATAGAAGTGATTGTAGTTTTTGATGCACAGTTTGTTCCGGGAATTCAAAAGTCTTATGAAAAATATCAATTACAAGTGATTTTTACTAAAAAAGATGAAACAGCAGATAGTTATATTGAAAAGCTAGCGGGTGAACGGAATAATCGCTTGACACAAGTGACCGTTGCAACCAGTGATCTGGCCGAACAATGGATGGTTTTCTCTAAAGGGGCTCTGCGTACCTCAGCAAACGAATTCTATAAAACAATCAAAAAAGTCAAGAAAAACATTGATAAAGCAGCGGAAGATTTTAAGTATCAACAATATCGAAGAAATTCTCCGTGGGATGCAGAACAACTTTACAAATTAGAAAACTTACGTGATGATTTATCTCATTAG
- a CDS encoding YaiI/YqxD family protein → MHIFIDGDGCPVKDAVIEIAKKNQVPVKIVTSFSHFTTKDLSEQVSFIYVDDGQDAADYRIIKEIQAGDILVTQDYGLAALALSKKSVVLHQTGFEYSADNMDILLESRYFGAMQRKQGKKTKGPKAFTEKDRENFKRLLRTKIHGKMHK, encoded by the coding sequence ATGCACATTTTTATTGATGGTGACGGGTGCCCTGTAAAAGATGCAGTGATAGAAATTGCAAAGAAAAACCAAGTGCCAGTTAAGATTGTCACGAGTTTTTCGCACTTTACGACGAAAGATCTGTCTGAACAAGTGTCCTTTATTTATGTAGACGATGGTCAAGATGCGGCTGATTATCGGATTATAAAAGAGATTCAAGCAGGAGATATTTTGGTGACACAAGATTATGGGCTAGCTGCGTTGGCGCTCTCAAAGAAGAGCGTGGTCCTACATCAGACAGGTTTTGAGTACTCAGCAGACAATATGGATATTTTGCTTGAAAGTCGCTATTTTGGAGCAATGCAACGAAAACAAGGGAAAAAGACCAAGGGACCAAAGGCTTTTACAGAAAAAGATAGAGAAAACTTCAAGCGATTATTAAGAACAAAAATCCACGGAAAAATGCATAAATGA
- a CDS encoding MurR/RpiR family transcriptional regulator has protein sequence MSFFGFKGLDQLTDVELSVYQYMINNDSIIPFMRVREIALHTHTSPSSVMRLIKKMGYNSFPEFKLSFRNELLEQRTKKKNDFESRLQVLTPTLFPSRIEEKIKEVAETVMFGEHIVFLGMGASGSIAAYAARRLASIGINAFEVQDPTYPLATRLREEKRTVLIVLSVSGQTRELIELVNEFYQDKKSLIVIITSNPMSPLAHLSQTVLSYNLEKERLHVYYDHTSQIPCVFLIESILQEVRELQEIVNE, from the coding sequence ATGAGCTTTTTTGGGTTTAAAGGGCTAGATCAACTAACGGATGTTGAGTTAAGCGTTTATCAGTATATGATCAATAATGACAGCATCATTCCATTTATGCGTGTGAGGGAAATAGCGCTTCATACTCATACTTCTCCATCATCTGTGATGCGCTTGATAAAGAAAATGGGCTATAATAGTTTTCCAGAATTTAAATTGTCTTTTAGAAATGAATTACTTGAACAAAGAACAAAGAAGAAAAATGATTTTGAAAGTAGGCTTCAGGTGTTGACACCAACACTTTTCCCTAGTCGTATAGAAGAAAAAATTAAAGAAGTTGCAGAGACGGTTATGTTTGGCGAGCATATTGTCTTTCTTGGTATGGGTGCATCAGGTTCCATTGCAGCCTATGCGGCACGGAGGTTGGCAAGTATTGGAATCAATGCGTTTGAAGTTCAAGATCCAACCTACCCACTTGCGACTAGACTAAGAGAAGAAAAGCGAACGGTTTTGATTGTTTTATCAGTTTCTGGACAAACCCGTGAATTGATTGAGCTGGTTAATGAGTTTTATCAAGATAAAAAAAGTTTGATTGTAATCATCACGTCCAACCCGATGAGCCCACTTGCACATCTTTCTCAAACGGTTCTTTCCTATAATCTTGAGAAAGAGCGGTTGCATGTATATTACGATCATACCAGTCAAATTCCTTGTGTTTTCTTAATTGAAAGTATCTTGCAGGAAGTACGTGAATTGCAAGAAATAGTCAATGAATAA
- the gltX gene encoding glutamate--tRNA ligase: MTKKVRVRYAPSPTGHLHIGNARTALFNYLYARHHDGDFIIRIEDTDQKRNIKDGEKSQLENLAWLGIDWDESPQKPGEFGPYRQSERKEIYMPLIEQLLASNLAYKCYATEAELEAEREAQKARGEMPHYGGMCANLTAEQQAAYEAEGRESVVRFRVPKNQEFTFDDLVKGKITFESESVGGDFVILKRDGMPTYNFAVAVDDHFMEISHVLRGDDHIANTPKQLMIYEAFGWEPPVFGHMTLIINSETGKKLSKRDETILQFIEQYRDLGYLPEAMFNFVSLLGWSPVGEDEIFSQNELIQMFDADRLSKSPAAFDSKKLEWINNQYMKALPVETVTKMAVPYLVKAGNIAEKDVMTHSDWLEKIVGLYQPQMSYAEQIIDLAKLFFTEHPVLDDSCKEVLAGETVPTVLNCFKEKIAELEDFSESAIKATIKEVQKETGIKGKNLFMPIRVAVTGQMHGPELGETIELLGKEKTLAHLSETTK, from the coding sequence AATTATCTTTATGCACGTCATCATGATGGAGACTTTATTATTAGAATTGAAGATACCGATCAAAAACGTAACATAAAAGATGGCGAAAAAAGTCAGTTAGAAAACCTTGCTTGGTTAGGGATAGATTGGGATGAATCGCCGCAAAAACCTGGTGAATTTGGTCCTTACCGTCAATCTGAGAGAAAAGAAATCTATATGCCTTTGATTGAGCAGTTATTGGCAAGCAATCTTGCGTATAAATGCTACGCGACTGAAGCAGAATTAGAAGCAGAACGAGAAGCTCAGAAAGCACGCGGAGAAATGCCACACTATGGTGGGATGTGTGCCAACTTAACTGCCGAACAACAAGCAGCCTATGAAGCAGAAGGCAGAGAATCTGTTGTTCGTTTCCGTGTCCCTAAAAATCAAGAGTTTACATTCGATGATTTGGTTAAAGGAAAAATCACGTTTGAATCTGAGAGTGTGGGTGGAGATTTTGTTATTTTAAAACGAGACGGTATGCCTACCTATAACTTTGCTGTCGCAGTTGATGACCATTTCATGGAAATCAGTCATGTGTTACGCGGGGATGATCACATTGCTAATACACCAAAACAATTGATGATCTATGAAGCATTTGGTTGGGAACCACCTGTCTTTGGGCATATGACGTTGATTATTAACAGTGAAACTGGGAAAAAACTAAGCAAACGAGATGAAACTATTTTACAGTTTATCGAGCAATATCGTGATTTAGGCTATTTACCAGAAGCAATGTTTAACTTTGTTTCTTTACTGGGTTGGTCACCAGTTGGAGAAGATGAAATTTTCTCACAAAATGAGCTTATTCAAATGTTTGATGCGGATCGCCTCAGCAAATCACCTGCTGCTTTTGACAGTAAGAAGTTAGAATGGATCAATAATCAATATATGAAAGCTTTACCAGTCGAAACGGTTACTAAAATGGCGGTACCTTATTTGGTAAAAGCTGGAAATATTGCAGAAAAAGATGTGATGACGCATTCGGATTGGTTAGAAAAAATTGTAGGCTTATATCAGCCACAAATGAGTTATGCAGAACAAATTATAGATTTAGCAAAATTATTCTTTACAGAACATCCTGTGTTGGATGATTCTTGTAAAGAAGTTCTTGCTGGTGAAACAGTACCCACTGTGTTAAACTGTTTTAAAGAAAAAATTGCTGAACTGGAAGATTTTTCAGAGTCAGCAATCAAAGCGACCATTAAAGAAGTTCAAAAAGAAACAGGCATTAAAGGCAAAAACTTGTTTATGCCCATTCGGGTAGCTGTGACGGGACAAATGCATGGACCTGAATTAGGTGAAACGATTGAATTACTTGGAAAAGAAAAAACGCTCGCACATTTAAGCGAAACAACTAAATAA
- the cysS gene encoding cysteine--tRNA ligase: MIKIYNTLTREKEVFQPIETGKVRMYVCGPTVYNYIHIGNGRSAVAFDTIRRYLEYRGYEVNYVSNFTDVDDKIIQKAKELDLTPKEVAERFIQAFKEDVGQLNVQPATLNPQAVDHIEAIIDFIQVLMDKGYAYASDGDVYYRTRAFEGYGKLSHQAIDDLEVGASKRIGDEQNRKEDPLDFALWKAAKKQEVSWDSPWGKGRPGWHIECSVMATKHLGETIDIHGGGQDLEFPHHENEIAQSEAKTGHPFAHYWMHNGFVTVGDEGEKMSKSLGNFVTVHELVQQMEPQILRFFLATTQYRRPIKFSESLLKEAETNLQRLRTAYNNLKFREKDAYPQLDDDLANFDRFSDFEDRFIEGMDDDFNVANGITVVYDFAKWMNQYAEQEHVSIPVLEQFFFLFESWLKIFGIELNEPTLLDEQIDQLLEERIQARVEKDFKRSDEIRDLLKEQGIILEDTAQGTRWRREK, translated from the coding sequence ATGATTAAAATATATAATACGCTGACGAGAGAGAAAGAAGTGTTTCAACCAATTGAAACTGGGAAGGTTCGCATGTATGTCTGCGGACCGACCGTTTACAATTATATTCATATTGGAAATGGGCGTAGTGCGGTAGCTTTTGATACAATTCGCCGTTACTTGGAGTATCGAGGTTATGAAGTGAATTATGTCTCCAATTTTACGGATGTAGACGACAAAATTATTCAAAAAGCCAAAGAGTTAGATTTGACGCCAAAAGAAGTCGCAGAAAGGTTTATCCAAGCTTTTAAAGAGGATGTGGGGCAGTTAAATGTTCAACCAGCCACCTTAAATCCTCAAGCTGTAGACCACATTGAGGCGATTATCGATTTTATCCAAGTATTGATGGATAAAGGCTATGCTTATGCATCAGACGGAGATGTGTATTATCGAACTAGAGCTTTTGAAGGCTATGGAAAGTTGAGTCACCAAGCCATTGATGACTTAGAAGTGGGTGCGAGCAAACGTATTGGTGACGAACAAAATAGAAAAGAAGACCCACTTGACTTTGCATTATGGAAAGCAGCGAAAAAACAAGAAGTATCGTGGGATTCTCCATGGGGCAAAGGACGACCAGGCTGGCATATTGAATGTTCTGTGATGGCCACCAAGCATTTGGGGGAGACAATTGATATTCATGGGGGAGGACAAGATTTAGAATTTCCTCACCATGAAAATGAAATTGCACAAAGCGAAGCAAAAACGGGGCATCCATTTGCTCACTATTGGATGCATAACGGTTTTGTAACCGTTGGGGATGAAGGCGAAAAAATGAGTAAGTCATTAGGAAACTTTGTGACTGTTCATGAACTTGTGCAACAAATGGAACCTCAAATTTTACGCTTTTTCTTGGCAACAACACAGTATCGTCGTCCTATTAAATTTAGTGAAAGTTTGCTAAAAGAAGCGGAAACAAATTTGCAACGTTTGCGTACCGCTTACAACAATTTGAAATTTAGAGAAAAAGATGCCTATCCCCAATTAGATGATGATTTAGCAAATTTTGATCGCTTTTCTGATTTTGAAGATCGCTTTATTGAAGGGATGGATGATGATTTTAATGTCGCTAATGGGATAACAGTTGTTTATGATTTTGCAAAATGGATGAATCAATATGCAGAACAAGAACATGTTTCAATTCCAGTTTTAGAACAATTTTTCTTCTTATTTGAAAGTTGGCTTAAAATATTTGGGATTGAGCTAAATGAACCCACGTTATTGGATGAACAAATTGACCAGTTGTTAGAAGAGCGTATTCAAGCGAGAGTGGAAAAGGATTTTAAAAGAAGTGATGAGATTAGAGATTTGTTAAAAGAACAAGGGATAATACTGGAAGATACTGCGCAAGGAACTAGGTGGAGACGAGAAAAATGA
- the rlmB gene encoding 23S rRNA (guanosine(2251)-2'-O)-methyltransferase RlmB produces the protein MKKKMRSNVKKSEQVKGMNQNKKSYDANQTQTKSMNPEDFCFGKHAVKEALENGRGNKLFIQEDLKSEKVVNFKQLAKDFSVPVKWVPKSKLDQLSDGAVHQGFVLGITPYEYLSLDELIEQGFQKSEDPFFLILDSIEDPHNFGSILRTADATKVSGVIIPKHRAVGITSVVAKTSTGAVEHIPVARVTNLVQAVAKLKEHQFWIYGTDMSGSDYRTWNTKGALALVIGNEGKGISPLLKKEMDELLTIPMGGHVQSLNASVAAGLLMYEVFRMRHPQ, from the coding sequence ATGAAAAAAAAGATGAGAAGTAATGTGAAAAAAAGTGAACAAGTAAAAGGAATGAACCAAAATAAAAAAAGTTACGATGCTAACCAGACTCAAACCAAAAGTATGAACCCAGAAGACTTTTGCTTTGGAAAGCATGCGGTCAAAGAAGCGTTGGAAAATGGACGTGGCAATAAACTCTTTATCCAAGAAGATTTGAAAAGTGAAAAAGTAGTAAATTTTAAGCAACTTGCAAAAGACTTTTCGGTCCCAGTAAAGTGGGTGCCAAAAAGTAAATTGGACCAACTATCTGATGGAGCGGTACACCAAGGATTTGTCTTAGGGATTACGCCATATGAATACCTCAGTCTAGATGAACTGATTGAACAAGGCTTTCAAAAATCAGAAGACCCATTTTTCCTGATTTTAGATAGTATTGAAGACCCACACAATTTTGGTTCGATACTGAGAACCGCTGATGCCACAAAGGTAAGTGGCGTGATTATCCCTAAACATCGAGCAGTAGGCATCACCTCTGTCGTGGCAAAAACCTCTACAGGAGCGGTCGAACATATTCCGGTGGCTAGAGTGACAAATCTAGTCCAAGCAGTTGCCAAACTAAAAGAGCATCAATTTTGGATATATGGAACCGATATGTCAGGTAGCGATTACCGGACATGGAATACAAAAGGAGCGCTTGCTTTAGTGATTGGCAATGAAGGCAAGGGAATCAGTCCATTATTAAAAAAAGAAATGGATGAACTGCTAACAATTCCTATGGGGGGACATGTTCAAAGTTTGAATGCCAGTGTTGCGGCAGGGTTGCTAATGTATGAGGTGTTCAGGATGCGTCATCCTCAATGA
- a CDS encoding sigma-70 family RNA polymerase sigma factor, translating into MDERRLEQAIKEVKAGNNQLFPLIFFKYRPIILKTAKRYFLYDFDIEDWLQEGRIICYQSLKKYDATKKVTFGAFFKVNFERHIFSLLRKQNAYKRKLSYQAVSLEETVENLGDGIYSRELLQTTPPTQQLELREHLQGFFQQLSQFEQGVFTEYTSGMGIEWIAQKKKCSIKKVKNALDRIKRKLKEHIS; encoded by the coding sequence ATGGATGAGAGAAGATTGGAACAAGCAATCAAGGAGGTGAAAGCTGGTAATAACCAGCTTTTTCCTCTCATTTTTTTCAAATATAGACCGATTATATTAAAAACTGCTAAACGGTATTTCCTCTATGATTTTGATATTGAAGATTGGCTACAAGAAGGGAGGATTATTTGTTATCAATCGCTTAAAAAATATGACGCCACGAAAAAAGTGACATTTGGAGCTTTTTTCAAAGTTAATTTTGAGCGACACATTTTTAGTTTGTTAAGAAAACAAAACGCCTATAAACGTAAGTTATCTTATCAAGCAGTTTCACTTGAAGAAACGGTAGAGAATTTAGGCGATGGAATCTATTCAAGAGAGTTGCTGCAGACAACGCCTCCTACACAACAACTTGAGCTTAGAGAGCATTTGCAAGGCTTCTTCCAACAGCTTTCACAGTTTGAACAAGGGGTTTTTACGGAGTACACGAGCGGTATGGGGATTGAATGGATTGCCCAAAAGAAAAAGTGTAGTATAAAAAAAGTTAAAAATGCATTAGATCGGATCAAACGTAAACTAAAAGAGCATATCTCTTAA
- the epsC gene encoding serine O-acetyltransferase EpsC — protein sequence MRWKEDIQAVRANDPAARSTLEIVLTYAGLHALWAHRLSHFLYRHHFYLIARMHAQFWRFLTGIEIHPGAKIGRRVFIDHGMGVVIGETAIVEDDVVLFHGVTLGGTGKEKGKRHPTIKQAAIISAHAQILGPVIIGEKAKIGASAVVLIDIPDGATAVGIPAKVVRINGEKVKRSQVND from the coding sequence ATGAGATGGAAAGAAGATATTCAAGCAGTCAGAGCTAACGATCCAGCAGCAAGGTCAACCCTTGAGATTGTTCTGACATACGCTGGTTTGCATGCGCTTTGGGCCCATCGTCTTTCGCATTTTCTTTACCGGCACCATTTCTATTTGATTGCAAGAATGCACGCACAGTTTTGGCGGTTTTTAACGGGAATTGAAATTCATCCTGGAGCAAAAATTGGACGCCGTGTCTTTATTGATCACGGAATGGGTGTTGTCATAGGAGAGACAGCTATCGTTGAAGATGATGTGGTATTGTTTCACGGGGTCACATTAGGTGGAACTGGAAAAGAAAAAGGAAAGAGACATCCTACAATTAAACAAGCAGCGATCATTTCGGCCCATGCTCAGATTTTAGGACCTGTTATAATAGGAGAAAAAGCTAAGATTGGTGCTTCGGCTGTCGTGTTGATAGATATTCCAGATGGAGCTACTGCTGTAGGGATTCCAGCAAAAGTTGTGAGAATAAATGGTGAAAAAGTAAAAAGGAGTCAAGTAAATGATTAA
- a CDS encoding Mini-ribonuclease 3: MTKERDFTQLNGLALAYVGDAVYEVYIRDYLVQKGQTKPNRLHHLATNFVSAKGQCFLMRALLEENVLTEKEEEMYRRGRNAKSFTSAKNTDITTYRVATGFESLIGYLHLTKQKNRVDEIVSWCIQKIEEKQNEKKDEK, translated from the coding sequence ATGACAAAAGAAAGAGATTTCACACAGCTAAATGGGCTAGCTTTAGCGTATGTTGGAGATGCAGTCTATGAGGTTTATATTCGCGATTATCTAGTCCAAAAGGGGCAAACTAAACCAAATCGCTTGCATCATTTGGCTACCAATTTTGTGTCAGCTAAAGGTCAATGTTTCTTAATGCGTGCCTTGTTGGAAGAGAACGTATTGACCGAAAAAGAAGAAGAAATGTACCGCAGAGGAAGAAATGCAAAGAGTTTTACCTCTGCCAAAAATACAGATATTACGACATATAGAGTGGCGACTGGTTTCGAATCACTGATTGGTTATCTACATTTAACAAAGCAGAAAAACCGAGTGGATGAAATTGTTTCTTGGTGTATTCAAAAGATAGAGGAGAAACAGAATGAAAAAAAAGATGAGAAGTAA
- a CDS encoding Veg family protein gives MAVTLATIKQTLEGHVGSKITLTAQTGRKRQTERHGVLTETYPAVFIVDLDQEENAFERVSYSYTDILTHAVEIEFFE, from the coding sequence ATGGCTGTTACTCTAGCTACGATTAAGCAAACATTAGAAGGTCATGTCGGTAGTAAAATTACGCTGACTGCTCAAACAGGTAGAAAGCGACAAACTGAAAGACACGGTGTACTAACAGAGACCTATCCAGCAGTTTTTATTGTCGATTTAGATCAGGAAGAGAACGCTTTTGAGCGGGTTTCTTATAGCTATACAGACATCTTAACTCATGCAGTAGAAATTGAGTTTTTTGAATGA